A stretch of Candidatus Vicinibacter affinis DNA encodes these proteins:
- the rlmF gene encoding 23S rRNA (adenine(1618)-N(6))-methyltransferase RlmF, whose amino-acid sequence MTEQKKDHPAEKSRLHSRNKHRARYDFMELIETCPELTPFVRPNIYDDETIDFADPEAVKMLNQALLKHYYGVDHYDIPENYLCPPIPGRADYIHHIADVLSASNYGSIPIGKKIKCLDIGVGANCIYPIIGHQEYGWSFVATDIDPVALDAAKNIVESNSFLKDQIEFRLQEEPTDIFYGIIQPEEQFDLSICNPPFYGSADEAREASLRKLSNLKGKPVSEVVRNFGGHNNELWCKGGESAFIAQMIRQSRRFSTSCFWYSTLVSKQSHLKAAYQALKTAGAVEVKTIPMGQGNKSSRLIAWTFLPKEQQKNWINTRWRIEENS is encoded by the coding sequence ATGACAGAACAGAAAAAAGATCATCCTGCTGAAAAATCGCGACTTCATTCGCGCAACAAACACAGGGCTCGTTATGACTTCATGGAATTGATTGAAACCTGTCCGGAACTAACACCGTTTGTAAGACCTAATATTTACGATGATGAGACCATAGATTTTGCAGATCCTGAAGCTGTAAAAATGTTGAATCAGGCCTTGTTGAAACATTACTATGGAGTGGACCACTACGACATTCCTGAAAATTATCTGTGTCCTCCCATCCCCGGCAGGGCAGATTACATCCACCACATTGCAGATGTTTTGTCAGCCAGCAATTATGGATCCATCCCTATTGGAAAAAAAATAAAATGTCTCGACATCGGTGTAGGAGCCAATTGCATTTATCCAATCATCGGACATCAAGAATACGGTTGGTCATTTGTTGCCACAGACATTGATCCTGTTGCCCTCGATGCCGCTAAAAATATTGTTGAATCCAACTCATTCCTAAAAGACCAAATTGAATTTAGATTGCAGGAAGAACCAACAGATATTTTTTATGGAATCATACAGCCGGAAGAACAATTTGATCTCAGCATCTGCAATCCACCATTTTATGGATCAGCAGATGAAGCACGTGAAGCCTCCCTACGCAAATTAAGCAACCTGAAAGGGAAACCGGTATCAGAAGTAGTAAGAAACTTCGGTGGACACAACAACGAACTCTGGTGCAAAGGCGGCGAATCTGCCTTCATCGCACAAATGATTCGTCAAAGCAGAAGATTCTCCACCTCTTGCTTTTGGTACTCCACCCTGGTCTCCAAACAGTCTCACCTGAAAGCCGCGTACCAGGCTTTAAAAACTGCCGGCGCAGTAGAAGTAAAAACCATTCCCATGGGACAGGGCAATAAATCCAGCAGACTAATAGCTTGGACCTTCCTCCCAAAAGAACAACAAAAAAATTGGATCAACACCAGATGGAGAATTGAAGAAAATTCATAA
- a CDS encoding pentapeptide repeat-containing protein has product MKRNIIENKIFHQLDYGNTPLEFGEYEECKFSNCDFSNSDLSNFNFSECSFDDCNLSMVNLSKTSLKTVTFKNCKLLGIHFDACNEFLLSVSFQHCTLNFSSFYKLNLRKTKFIHCSLQEVDFTEANLTQAIFDSCDLSGAKFDNTLLESSDFRTSQNYSIDPESNYLRKARFSSDGLAGLLHKYDLSIE; this is encoded by the coding sequence ATGAAACGCAATATCATAGAAAATAAAATCTTCCACCAACTGGATTATGGCAACACACCTTTGGAATTTGGAGAATATGAAGAATGTAAATTTTCCAACTGCGATTTTTCAAACAGTGATTTGTCCAATTTCAATTTCTCTGAATGTAGTTTCGATGATTGCAATCTGAGCATGGTCAACTTATCAAAAACCTCTTTAAAAACAGTCACTTTTAAAAATTGTAAGTTGCTCGGCATTCATTTTGACGCATGCAATGAGTTTTTACTTTCTGTATCTTTCCAGCATTGCACACTCAACTTTTCATCTTTTTATAAACTCAATCTAAGGAAAACAAAATTTATTCATTGTTCCTTGCAGGAGGTTGATTTTACCGAAGCAAATCTGACGCAGGCGATATTCGACTCCTGTGATCTTTCCGGAGCAAAATTTGACAATACCCTCCTGGAGTCTTCAGACTTCCGCACCTCGCAAAACTATTCCATCGATCCTGAATCCAACTACCTCAGAAAAGCTCGTTTTTCATCAGATGGCCTGGCAGGTCTTTTGCATAAATATGATCTGAGTATTGAATAA